One Synergistes jonesii DNA window includes the following coding sequences:
- a CDS encoding aldo/keto reductase, with protein sequence MKYINVMGLPKPVSELVMGTLFGDTKQQELFNDVMNAYVEAGGNILDTGRFYGARTESEVCIREWLHAYPEMRSKIMIMDKCCHPFINRKGYYGPDSRWRFSGEFVTEDLEYSLDRMDVEYMDIYMPHRDKEDVPVGEIMDRLERHRKEGKIIAYGVSNWRIPRVEEAVKYCKEHNYQGLSMSSPSYSLATMPETCWKSTIYINDEQARYYTDQLDMPIFSWSSQGSGFFAEAADTNQIYTSDANAEKMKRAKELATEHGVSALNIALAYILNQGLKIAAIIGPRQKSEVLNSVAATDIKLTSADIEYLSLRSNHR encoded by the coding sequence TTGAAGTATATTAATGTTATGGGGTTGCCAAAACCCGTGAGTGAATTGGTTATGGGAACATTGTTCGGAGATACCAAGCAACAGGAACTGTTCAACGATGTTATGAATGCCTATGTCGAAGCCGGCGGAAACATATTGGACACAGGTCGTTTTTACGGCGCTCGTACCGAATCGGAAGTGTGCATTCGTGAATGGCTTCATGCATATCCGGAGATGCGTTCTAAAATTATGATTATGGATAAGTGCTGTCATCCGTTTATCAACAGAAAAGGCTACTACGGACCGGACAGCCGTTGGCGTTTTTCGGGTGAGTTCGTAACGGAAGACTTGGAATACAGCTTGGATCGCATGGACGTTGAATATATGGACATCTACATGCCGCACAGAGATAAAGAAGACGTCCCTGTCGGAGAAATTATGGATCGTCTTGAAAGACATCGTAAAGAAGGTAAAATTATCGCCTATGGTGTCAGCAACTGGAGAATTCCAAGAGTTGAAGAAGCCGTGAAATATTGCAAAGAACACAATTATCAGGGCTTGTCCATGAGCAGTCCGTCTTACAGTCTGGCTACTATGCCCGAAACTTGCTGGAAAAGCACCATCTACATCAACGATGAGCAGGCAAGATACTACACAGATCAACTTGATATGCCGATCTTCTCATGGAGTTCACAGGGAAGCGGATTCTTTGCCGAAGCGGCAGACACAAATCAGATATATACCTCCGACGCGAATGCAGAAAAGATGAAACGTGCAAAAGAACTTGCAACGGAACATGGTGTCAGTGCCTTAAACATCGCTTTGGCGTATATTCTCAATCAGGGCTTGAAAATTGCGGCAATCATCGGTCCGCGCCAAAAGAGCGAAGTCCTCAACAGTGTCGCCGCAACAGATATTAAGCTCACGTCTGCGGACATCGAGTATTTGAGCTTGCGTTCGAATCATCGCTAA
- a CDS encoding sugar phosphate isomerase/epimerase family protein, translating to MAKYSLVHLTNAVCNPVDMLYVAAEAGFDCVSYRVIPTRTGETAPEAVSVSKVGQTVFDLVKDREMVAKIKHAAQETGVMLNDTENARIFDGGDVKNYEADLEVVAELGIKHILTNIWSHHRSFYTDQYGCLCDLAKQFDISVNLEFVTWAGVRDLKDAADLLRAVNCDNMGIVVDTLHFYRSRVDFSELDKLPQQWFRYTHLCDCPAEIPSNTDELIRTGLEERLFPGEGCFDFKLLMSKIPNAVRGIEVPNKLRLADMGYAKYATAALRATKNYFGEF from the coding sequence ATGGCTAAATATTCACTGGTTCATTTGACAAATGCAGTGTGTAATCCAGTAGATATGCTCTATGTTGCCGCAGAAGCAGGCTTTGATTGTGTAAGCTATCGAGTGATCCCTACACGTACAGGCGAAACCGCACCGGAAGCCGTAAGTGTATCGAAAGTCGGACAAACCGTCTTTGATTTGGTAAAAGATCGGGAGATGGTTGCCAAGATCAAACATGCCGCTCAGGAAACCGGGGTTATGCTCAACGACACGGAAAACGCCCGTATTTTCGACGGCGGAGATGTGAAAAACTATGAGGCCGATTTGGAAGTAGTTGCGGAGCTTGGCATCAAGCATATCTTGACGAACATCTGGTCACACCACAGAAGTTTCTACACCGACCAATACGGGTGTCTATGTGATTTGGCAAAGCAATTTGACATATCCGTAAATTTGGAATTCGTAACATGGGCCGGCGTTCGGGACTTGAAAGATGCCGCTGATTTGTTAAGAGCGGTGAACTGCGACAATATGGGCATTGTGGTGGATACATTGCACTTTTATCGCTCACGCGTGGATTTTTCTGAATTGGACAAACTCCCGCAACAGTGGTTTCGTTACACACATCTGTGTGATTGTCCTGCGGAAATTCCGTCAAATACAGATGAACTTATTCGCACCGGGTTGGAAGAAAGACTCTTCCCCGGCGAGGGATGCTTTGATTTCAAGCTTTTGATGTCGAAGATTCCGAATGCCGTTCGCGGCATAGAAGTTCCGAATAAGCTTCGTCTTGCCGATATGGGATATGCAAAATATGCAACAGCCGCTTTGCGGGCAACAAAGAATTATTTCGGTGAATTTTAG
- a CDS encoding TRAP transporter substrate-binding protein, whose protein sequence is MKSSLRFGLKVALCVVMVLSLGFATSAKIASAAELESRTFVFAHTGAPGSTNEFWAETFKALLDKYSGGKLKVDIFGSSQLGDDISICSDVQAGAVDFQVCSPAALTNIVPAGYVFDMPFLFSDVKTARAALADKAFFKEVGAGFEKAGMKLFPLFDTWFRELTSNKNITSFESLKGVSLRTMNNAVHLNFWRALGCAPTPMATSEIYMALEQGMIDGQENPYGQLVDKKLFDVQKYVTNSNHIFYVGNSCISLKTWNSLSPEAQKIMWRAAEETTKRTYEFVDKNEKTAFNKLINEKGMKFIDFDKIPGLREACRKATFDVAYKDISEKIGNALLDKWIAAAGRKVPIVKGKLKNE, encoded by the coding sequence ATGAAATCAAGTTTGCGTTTTGGTCTGAAAGTAGCTTTGTGTGTGGTAATGGTACTCTCGTTGGGGTTTGCAACTTCTGCGAAAATTGCGAGCGCAGCAGAATTGGAGTCTCGTACTTTTGTCTTTGCTCATACCGGGGCACCGGGTTCGACCAATGAATTCTGGGCAGAAACATTTAAAGCTCTCCTTGATAAGTACAGCGGTGGAAAACTGAAAGTCGATATATTTGGTTCAAGCCAGTTGGGCGATGATATTTCCATTTGCTCAGATGTCCAAGCAGGTGCCGTGGACTTTCAGGTTTGTTCGCCTGCGGCTCTCACGAACATCGTCCCCGCAGGTTATGTCTTCGATATGCCGTTCCTTTTCTCCGATGTAAAAACAGCGCGTGCAGCACTTGCCGATAAGGCGTTCTTCAAAGAAGTCGGTGCAGGTTTCGAAAAAGCAGGAATGAAGCTCTTCCCGCTCTTTGACACATGGTTCAGAGAACTCACCAGCAACAAGAATATTACCTCATTTGAAAGCTTAAAGGGTGTTTCGTTGCGTACAATGAACAATGCAGTTCACCTTAATTTCTGGCGTGCATTGGGTTGCGCTCCCACACCGATGGCAACTTCCGAAATCTATATGGCTCTTGAACAGGGCATGATTGACGGTCAGGAAAACCCCTACGGACAGCTTGTCGACAAGAAGCTCTTCGATGTTCAGAAATATGTTACAAACAGCAACCATATCTTCTATGTCGGAAATTCATGCATTAGCTTGAAAACATGGAACAGCCTATCGCCGGAAGCACAGAAAATCATGTGGCGTGCAGCTGAAGAAACAACAAAGAGAACATACGAATTTGTCGACAAGAACGAGAAAACCGCATTTAATAAGCTTATCAACGAAAAGGGTATGAAATTCATCGATTTTGATAAGATCCCCGGTCTTCGTGAAGCTTGCCGCAAAGCAACATTCGATGTCGCATACAAAGATATATCCGAAAAAATCGGTAACGCTCTGTTGGATAAGTGGATTGCCGCGGCAGGAAGAAAAGTCCCTATTGTGAAAGGTAAATTAAAGAATGAGTAA
- a CDS encoding TRAP transporter small permease: MSNESNVVIRFLKWLDTYFEIVYIAGAILSITAVLTAQIIARSIFGYSILWSEELCRHMFIIMGIWAFPLSIRENTAIKFDIIMLKMSEKMKLILSCFSNFLIAVYFSILLPYGFKVTASQATTTSTALPYAMSFIYMWLMVGTALILIRSVEVIVLNCIKLKRMSGKEGKSPC; this comes from the coding sequence ATGAGTAACGAATCAAATGTAGTGATCAGGTTTCTCAAATGGCTTGACACCTATTTTGAAATTGTTTATATCGCCGGAGCGATTCTGTCGATAACGGCTGTCCTGACCGCCCAAATCATAGCTCGCAGTATCTTCGGATATTCGATACTCTGGTCTGAAGAACTCTGCCGCCACATGTTTATCATCATGGGTATTTGGGCGTTTCCTCTCTCGATTCGTGAAAATACGGCTATCAAGTTTGACATAATCATGCTCAAGATGAGCGAAAAGATGAAACTTATCTTGAGTTGTTTCTCAAACTTTCTCATTGCCGTTTATTTTTCAATACTGTTGCCCTACGGTTTTAAGGTAACTGCAAGTCAGGCAACAACGACATCAACGGCGTTGCCCTACGCCATGAGCTTCATTTATATGTGGCTCATGGTTGGGACAGCACTGATACTCATAAGATCAGTTGAAGTCATAGTCCTCAACTGCATTAAGCTCAAACGTATGTCCGGAAAAGAGGGAAAATCACCATGTTAG
- a CDS encoding TRAP transporter large permease, translating into MLATMIVAFFALIILTVPVGICLLMASYVPHLVNPSFAMSEMYIFRNLVTAFNSFTIIAIPLFIFSGVLMCRGQIAKKLYDVFGFFVGKMPGGMVNAVVLTCLFYGAISGSGPATTAAVGTMTLPMLISMGYDPMFVAAVVAVAGGLGVIIPPSIPFILYADAAGGISVGDMFMAGILPGMLVGFMLIAYVTFYYISHKADNREKIDAVITPLHERGFFHVFKDGFWALMCPVIILGGIYGGIFTPTEAACVSVVYAFIVSKFIYKTMTWKDLISTAVEAARTTAPCVVICGAAAIFGKAVTLLKVPMLVNQAMGGIADNYILIMVIINVILLILGCLMDSSAAILIMTPIFLPLVKAVGISPVHFGIIMVVNLSIGFVTPPVGMNLYVAASLTNSPPMPIVKKAVPLLVVFFIALVLITYVPQISLMLI; encoded by the coding sequence ATGTTAGCAACGATGATTGTCGCGTTTTTCGCGCTGATAATATTGACTGTTCCTGTCGGTATCTGTTTGCTGATGGCGTCCTATGTTCCACATTTGGTAAACCCGTCTTTTGCCATGAGCGAGATGTATATCTTTCGCAATTTGGTTACGGCTTTCAACAGCTTCACTATTATCGCCATTCCTCTCTTCATATTTTCCGGCGTTTTGATGTGCAGAGGACAAATTGCAAAGAAACTCTATGACGTTTTTGGTTTCTTTGTCGGAAAAATGCCGGGTGGTATGGTCAACGCAGTTGTTCTTACGTGTTTGTTCTACGGGGCAATTTCCGGTTCCGGACCGGCGACTACCGCTGCTGTCGGAACGATGACATTGCCAATGCTAATTTCAATGGGATACGATCCAATGTTTGTGGCTGCAGTTGTAGCGGTTGCAGGTGGTCTAGGTGTAATCATTCCACCGTCTATACCGTTTATTCTCTATGCGGATGCGGCTGGTGGAATTTCGGTAGGTGATATGTTTATGGCAGGTATTCTCCCCGGAATGCTCGTCGGGTTCATGTTGATCGCATACGTTACTTTCTATTACATCAGCCATAAAGCCGACAACAGAGAAAAAATAGATGCCGTCATAACACCGCTTCACGAACGTGGTTTCTTCCACGTATTCAAAGATGGTTTCTGGGCACTCATGTGTCCGGTGATTATATTGGGCGGTATCTACGGTGGAATTTTCACTCCTACGGAGGCTGCGTGCGTTTCGGTTGTCTATGCTTTCATCGTCAGCAAGTTTATCTATAAGACTATGACGTGGAAAGATCTGATTTCAACAGCGGTTGAAGCCGCACGCACAACGGCACCTTGCGTGGTAATTTGCGGAGCTGCTGCAATTTTCGGCAAAGCAGTAACCTTGCTGAAAGTTCCCATGTTGGTGAATCAGGCAATGGGTGGAATTGCGGACAACTATATTCTGATTATGGTCATCATCAACGTAATTCTGTTAATCTTGGGTTGCTTGATGGATTCCTCCGCTGCTATCCTGATTATGACGCCGATTTTTTTGCCGCTTGTAAAGGCTGTCGGTATCAGTCCGGTTCATTTCGGTATCATTATGGTAGTCAACTTGTCAATCGGTTTCGTAACACCACCTGTGGGCATGAACTTGTACGTTGCCGCATCTCTGACAAATTCGCCTCCGATGCCGATAGTAAAAAAAGCAGTACCTTTGTTGGTAGTATTCTTTATTGCTTTGGTGCTTATCACCTATGTGCCGCAAATCAGTTTAATGCTTATCTAA
- a CDS encoding sugar phosphate isomerase/epimerase family protein, giving the protein MKFSIIAVDITLPADFPFPLRGSYEECARRAASFGYEAIELQIQNPLDYDYAAVRRSLERYGMRASAVTTGLSYLFEGHNMSAKDASVRAKTVERLKRQLDFARELDSQILIGFLRGRMEKDDTAEEYEARLTESMYKTIEYADEIDGRICFEQINRRDGDLYNSTAETLRFIEKFRSKRLFYNADTYHMISEEGDVAAALRLAKDRMTLFHVSDCGRLLPDDRHFNFRAAAEVLRSIDYDGWVTIECRPVPDGDSVAREGMAYLKDVFYPAQCAVR; this is encoded by the coding sequence ATGAAATTCAGCATAATAGCAGTGGATATTACGCTGCCTGCGGACTTCCCGTTCCCTTTGCGCGGCAGCTATGAGGAGTGCGCGCGGCGCGCCGCCTCGTTCGGATATGAGGCTATAGAACTGCAGATACAAAACCCGCTGGACTACGACTACGCGGCGGTGCGCAGGAGCCTGGAACGTTACGGAATGCGCGCCTCCGCCGTGACTACCGGCCTCAGCTATCTCTTCGAGGGGCACAACATGAGCGCGAAGGATGCCTCGGTGCGCGCGAAGACAGTAGAACGGCTCAAACGCCAGCTGGACTTCGCGCGAGAGTTGGACAGCCAGATATTGATAGGTTTTCTGCGCGGGCGTATGGAGAAGGACGACACCGCCGAAGAATACGAGGCGCGCCTAACCGAGAGCATGTATAAAACGATAGAATATGCCGACGAGATCGACGGACGCATCTGCTTCGAACAGATCAACAGGCGCGACGGCGACCTCTATAATTCGACGGCCGAGACGCTGCGCTTCATCGAAAAGTTCCGTTCAAAGCGTCTATTCTACAACGCCGACACCTATCATATGATCAGCGAGGAGGGGGATGTTGCGGCGGCGCTGCGGCTGGCAAAGGATCGGATGACCCTTTTCCATGTCTCGGACTGCGGGCGGCTGCTGCCCGACGACCGGCATTTCAACTTCCGCGCCGCGGCGGAGGTGCTGCGCTCGATCGACTATGACGGCTGGGTGACGATAGAATGCCGTCCCGTTCCCGACGGGGACAGCGTGGCGCGTGAGGGGATGGCGTATTTGAAGGATGTCTTTTACCCGGCGCAGTGCGCGGTGAGATGA
- a CDS encoding MFS transporter, whose amino-acid sequence MKYFFLAALLAAYFMSNLMRVSGVVVLPPLARSMGLSAATVAFLSSLFFYTYGASYGVWGVLVDDRGPFVCCGASLLLAAAGCFTMGVSSSVLAIGAGRALCGLGMASTFTALLMYCAYAFSRENYPALVGMCLVIGHSGTVAAIAPLGWCLDIIGPRGVFFSLALAALLLGVFLLLSKGRDPRLAFSTRRLAVKGVISELAATALASWRLFPLRVVMLTWASTAAGIAALQGLWAVSWIQSAAGAELSAARLCATLISVGLVVGPAVGGVFFKRCPPRYEKRAFLYCCVLNQLSWFLWMAAPHLGDATAIFGTAGFAIGFFNGAGYVFTGNAVRALAPLDKNAGIIGVINMLIYLGVIVFQWGTGAVLDLFPAGTPGYYKEEGFLLGFGIILLIQCWSFYQIMKVRAFY is encoded by the coding sequence ATGAAATATTTCTTTCTCGCCGCGCTGCTGGCGGCCTATTTCATGAGCAACCTGATGCGCGTATCTGGCGTGGTCGTCCTGCCGCCGCTCGCCAGGTCGATGGGGCTCTCCGCGGCCACCGTCGCCTTTCTTTCGAGCCTCTTTTTTTACACTTACGGAGCAAGCTATGGAGTTTGGGGGGTGCTGGTGGACGACAGAGGGCCTTTCGTTTGCTGCGGGGCGTCGCTACTGCTGGCCGCCGCCGGCTGCTTTACGATGGGGGTCTCCTCTTCGGTCCTCGCCATCGGCGCGGGGCGCGCCCTCTGCGGCTTGGGGATGGCGAGCACCTTCACGGCGCTTCTGATGTACTGCGCCTACGCCTTTTCCCGGGAAAATTATCCGGCGCTGGTAGGGATGTGCCTCGTGATCGGACATTCTGGGACAGTGGCGGCGATCGCCCCGCTGGGCTGGTGTCTCGACATTATCGGGCCGCGCGGCGTCTTTTTCTCCCTTGCCCTCGCAGCGCTTCTGCTGGGCGTCTTCCTACTGCTCTCCAAAGGTCGCGACCCGCGCCTGGCCTTCTCCACAAGGCGGCTTGCCGTCAAAGGGGTGATATCAGAGCTTGCGGCGACGGCCTTAGCGTCATGGCGCCTCTTTCCACTGCGCGTCGTCATGCTAACCTGGGCCTCGACCGCCGCGGGCATCGCTGCGCTGCAGGGGCTGTGGGCGGTCAGCTGGATACAGAGCGCGGCCGGCGCGGAGCTTTCCGCGGCGCGTCTCTGCGCCACGCTGATAAGCGTCGGGCTCGTCGTTGGCCCGGCTGTAGGCGGGGTTTTCTTCAAACGCTGTCCGCCCCGCTATGAAAAGAGGGCTTTTCTCTACTGCTGTGTGCTGAATCAGCTGAGTTGGTTTTTGTGGATGGCCGCGCCGCACTTAGGAGACGCAACTGCCATCTTCGGCACGGCGGGCTTCGCGATAGGTTTTTTCAACGGCGCCGGCTATGTTTTTACGGGAAATGCTGTGCGAGCTCTTGCGCCGCTCGATAAAAACGCGGGGATTATCGGCGTGATAAACATGCTCATCTACCTCGGTGTTATAGTTTTCCAGTGGGGCACGGGCGCGGTACTCGACCTCTTTCCCGCCGGGACGCCCGGATATTATAAAGAAGAAGGCTTTCTTCTCGGCTTTGGCATTATTCTGCTAATACAGTGCTGGAGTTTTTACCAAATAATGAAGGTCCGGGCCTTTTATTAA
- a CDS encoding GntR family transcriptional regulator: protein MDAAKHQDEHKKNQSLSSMVYETLKQRIINGELLPGSVMMERTLAEDFKISRTPVREALKLLLQEGWIIWEERRKAVVSEIKESDVIELFKLRDMIEHFAIKSIIESGEPQVLAGSLVPITNEMEKLKGSPTEFMKKDMEFHSAIVDKLGITKLAPLWSKIYDDMRRLDVQSIYPKRDADLIIAEHRRLINAFWNGDVNEALECISEHCAQILKVYQLKHTAKKED from the coding sequence ATGGACGCCGCAAAGCATCAGGATGAACATAAAAAAAACCAGAGCCTTTCCTCAATGGTTTATGAAACGCTCAAGCAGAGGATAATCAATGGCGAACTGCTTCCAGGAAGCGTTATGATGGAGAGGACGCTTGCCGAGGATTTTAAGATCAGCCGCACGCCGGTGCGCGAAGCGCTGAAACTCCTGCTGCAGGAGGGATGGATCATCTGGGAGGAGCGCCGCAAGGCGGTAGTCTCCGAGATAAAGGAGTCAGACGTCATCGAGCTCTTTAAATTGAGGGACATGATAGAGCATTTCGCAATCAAGAGCATAATTGAATCAGGCGAGCCGCAGGTGCTCGCCGGTTCACTCGTCCCGATAACGAACGAGATGGAAAAGCTTAAGGGCTCGCCCACCGAGTTTATGAAGAAAGATATGGAATTTCACAGCGCGATCGTGGACAAACTCGGGATAACGAAGCTGGCGCCGCTCTGGTCCAAGATTTATGACGACATGAGGCGCCTCGACGTCCAGTCGATCTACCCGAAAAGGGACGCCGACCTGATCATCGCCGAGCACCGCCGCCTCATAAACGCCTTCTGGAACGGCGACGTCAACGAGGCGCTCGAATGCATCAGCGAACACTGCGCACAGATACTGAAGGTTTATCAGTTAAAGCACACAGCAAAAAAAGAAGACTGA
- a CDS encoding AEC family transporter, translating into MPFSQLLRGFILISPLAILLTVGNILSVKGFITKSDIAAVSKFLFWIISPALLFRNAFHIKGGLAGHLPFVGAIVAAALATVLLAYITERFIFKERDARKMALTAAASVRPNTIYVGLPIVESVFGSSFVVLLSLYAAVAIPLYNLLSPLASEIILASRDSLKAFLKNTCLRIIKNPMVAAPLCGMLLVFAGLKSLPDSLDKALHMLSNAATGMSLLALGASIDVKNARNALLSCWREIAARLFVHPAILYLCLTAAGVELSLKNVSVLVTATPTAATLFVLARGIGLDGDHAAELTVITMLLSALTIPLWIVFLGV; encoded by the coding sequence ATGCCCTTTAGCCAACTGCTGAGAGGCTTCATCCTCATATCGCCGCTGGCAATATTGCTGACTGTCGGAAATATCCTCTCCGTAAAGGGATTCATAACAAAATCCGACATCGCAGCTGTATCCAAGTTCCTCTTCTGGATAATTTCCCCCGCGCTGCTCTTCCGCAATGCCTTCCATATAAAGGGCGGCCTCGCGGGGCATCTTCCATTTGTAGGGGCTATTGTAGCCGCCGCGCTCGCCACCGTGCTCCTCGCCTATATTACTGAACGCTTTATATTTAAAGAACGCGACGCGCGTAAGATGGCTCTGACGGCGGCGGCCTCTGTGAGACCCAATACCATCTACGTGGGGCTTCCTATTGTGGAGTCAGTGTTCGGCTCGTCCTTCGTAGTGCTGCTCTCCCTCTATGCCGCGGTCGCGATACCGCTTTACAATCTGCTGTCGCCGCTTGCCAGCGAAATCATTCTCGCGAGCAGGGACAGCCTGAAAGCCTTTCTGAAAAACACATGTCTGAGGATCATAAAAAACCCAATGGTAGCCGCGCCGCTATGCGGGATGCTGCTGGTATTCGCGGGGTTGAAGAGCCTCCCAGACAGCCTTGACAAAGCGCTTCACATGCTGAGCAACGCCGCCACCGGTATGTCGCTTCTCGCCCTCGGCGCTTCAATCGATGTGAAAAACGCGCGCAACGCGCTCCTCTCCTGCTGGCGTGAGATCGCCGCGCGTCTTTTCGTTCATCCCGCGATACTCTATCTCTGCCTCACCGCAGCGGGAGTCGAGCTGTCGCTGAAAAACGTCTCCGTGCTTGTGACGGCTACGCCAACAGCGGCGACCCTCTTCGTACTGGCGCGCGGTATTGGTCTCGACGGCGATCACGCCGCCGAGCTGACGGTGATAACGATGCTCCTATCCGCGCTCACCATCCCGTTGTGGATTGTCTTCCTCGGCGTATAA
- a CDS encoding TRAP transporter large permease: protein MLTQLANKRGYVEMIFIGIVILFAALILGIPVCYAFLASAMFFVIMGDVNPSFMIPYGIDKISTTVLFAIPLFVIAGGLMEKGNIADKMIGLVENFVGRIRGGLGIITTVSCAIFGSVTGSACATLTCIGSIMFPRFERANYPKGHCAALLASTAVLGMLIPPSSIMILYSWTGGQSVLASFLATIIPGIILTTLLAVLNCYMLRNNKNIIVVSDKDIEDKEKDFYRVVPKQRKKFSFFHTKFGEAVPALFMPVIVLGGIYSGIMTPTEAAGVSVIYALPVGMYIYKGLTVRGLYNTMIEAVTATGAIMIMLFACSVLSRIYIMEDVPQLLLKILYSISTNKYVILFMLNIFMIVLGMLMDDCSACVLATPILIPIIQEIGVNPVHFAAIVAVNLGLGNITPPCAPLLYLSSSISKAPINEMLRPTLCFIVFGWIPVLIVTTYVPALSLFLPRLILGVN, encoded by the coding sequence ATGCTGACGCAGTTGGCAAATAAGCGGGGGTATGTTGAAATGATTTTTATTGGAATAGTGATTTTATTTGCTGCATTGATACTTGGTATCCCTGTATGTTATGCATTCCTCGCCTCTGCTATGTTTTTTGTAATTATGGGCGATGTCAATCCCAGCTTTATGATCCCGTACGGCATAGATAAGATAAGTACGACAGTCCTCTTTGCCATTCCTCTGTTCGTAATAGCTGGAGGCCTAATGGAAAAGGGGAATATAGCGGATAAGATGATTGGGCTCGTAGAAAACTTTGTTGGTCGCATAAGGGGGGGGCTGGGAATCATAACCACTGTTTCGTGCGCCATATTCGGTTCCGTTACGGGAAGCGCTTGTGCGACGCTGACATGTATTGGCTCCATTATGTTCCCAAGGTTTGAACGCGCCAACTATCCTAAAGGCCACTGCGCCGCTTTGCTTGCTTCGACCGCTGTATTGGGAATGCTTATTCCGCCGAGCTCGATAATGATCCTTTACTCATGGACGGGAGGGCAGTCGGTCCTTGCGAGCTTTCTTGCGACAATCATTCCTGGGATCATCCTTACGACGCTGCTTGCGGTTCTAAACTGCTACATGCTCCGCAACAATAAAAACATAATTGTAGTATCAGATAAAGATATTGAAGATAAAGAAAAAGACTTTTATAGGGTTGTTCCGAAGCAGAGAAAAAAATTCTCCTTTTTCCACACTAAATTTGGCGAGGCGGTACCGGCGCTCTTTATGCCTGTAATTGTCCTTGGAGGTATTTATAGCGGCATAATGACGCCTACTGAGGCAGCCGGCGTATCAGTAATTTATGCTCTGCCGGTCGGCATGTATATTTATAAGGGGCTCACAGTGAGAGGTCTTTACAATACGATGATCGAAGCTGTGACGGCTACCGGAGCCATTATGATTATGCTCTTTGCGTGCAGCGTCCTGAGCAGAATATATATCATGGAAGACGTCCCCCAGCTTCTTTTGAAAATCCTGTATTCGATATCAACAAATAAGTATGTGATTTTGTTTATGCTGAACATATTTATGATAGTACTGGGGATGCTGATGGATGACTGCAGCGCCTGTGTGCTTGCAACACCGATACTTATCCCGATTATACAGGAGATAGGGGTGAATCCGGTGCATTTCGCTGCAATCGTCGCTGTGAACCTTGGGCTCGGCAATATAACGCCTCCATGCGCGCCGCTTCTCTACCTTTCAAGCAGTATATCAAAGGCGCCGATAAATGAAATGCTAAGGCCTACGCTGTGCTTCATTGTTTTCGGCTGGATTCCTGTATTGATCGTTACGACATATGTCCCTGCGTTGTCGTTGTTCCTACCGCGGCTCATATTGGGTGTCAATTAA
- a CDS encoding TRAP transporter small permease, translating into MEILLKLQSMLLKFKRAVMLFVGLLLPALITLGVIFRYVLKTDLYAIEEIEVFMAIWFYFMGAAYASYKHDQITANILQTMVKNFKIRKFLAVVAAGLTVAIGFAFCYWSVDMLAYAWKNKPMTAVWKLPLIGEYAAVGVGLFLMLLYALRDFVEACRRSPDADAVGK; encoded by the coding sequence TTGGAGATTCTTCTTAAGTTACAGTCTATGCTTTTAAAATTTAAGAGAGCGGTAATGCTGTTTGTCGGACTTCTGCTCCCTGCGTTGATTACCTTAGGAGTCATATTCCGCTATGTCCTTAAGACGGATCTTTACGCTATTGAAGAAATCGAAGTCTTTATGGCGATATGGTTTTACTTTATGGGGGCAGCGTACGCAAGTTATAAACATGACCAGATAACGGCTAATATTTTGCAGACTATGGTAAAAAACTTTAAAATCAGAAAATTTCTTGCCGTAGTTGCTGCTGGACTTACCGTTGCCATAGGGTTTGCGTTCTGTTACTGGAGCGTAGACATGCTCGCGTACGCGTGGAAAAACAAGCCGATGACGGCTGTCTGGAAGCTGCCTTTAATAGGAGAGTACGCAGCTGTCGGCGTCGGCCTTTTTCTTATGCTGCTGTATGCTTTGCGTGATTTTGTAGAAGCATGTCGGCGTTCTCCTGATGCTGACGCAGTTGGCAAATAA